In Palaemon carinicauda isolate YSFRI2023 chromosome 21, ASM3689809v2, whole genome shotgun sequence, the following proteins share a genomic window:
- the LOC137615469 gene encoding uncharacterized protein, producing MASLIILKLKKTVPEQFHHQVESIFETSLEYTETNSKDYERNPKRIHRSSAVSSTETPPKEEDNDHEVKASNLAIAMVMMQLWSPSMFRYAENLILREAVREKFIEEKDFRFICVFNEDAEESDAIDWVIQDQDDVIIDLVWNTFNLKTHFDGVHIHRTLIKKSYERLKTSLADLHPEIIERHDLSKYAFSQAIGYTLKFIHKSSHPIWKAACDLHLKQEPHHPQAWSKTISSEAKLQMVKKWLQVSEENHGGCVYGIDISNLNLENGYLPLPFLLESYVDMVAIEWERKKGKSEMISNSELVYMEEKFLMRYNNEQRKNIFDFVNLVISSDKSLRNVILSEREQTLMKTIPEKDRGPVLFRIENCKRQELKRQQKKFAGSESLGNKDIPKDVLDKASDFSFYYNIALVIMEVWDPNYRKFIESSILRKAIKDDFIEENHLQWIYFAEEPEGTLENPINISSYKIKEHEDVVKLIWEEYKMKDHFSQMKDHRFWLKKSYQRLSKFLPELPEEVIERHDLSKFAFSQAVGYTLRWVHDINSPVWTKACDLHLNKEPHHPQMWQTHHGPSYKSKCLEAFLCFQSGGNNYGLVLSDLDLTSESMAGIFLQESFLDMIAVEWERKKGKDDDLNYTELVYMEERHLNRYCLKDKEYVMSLIEKVRAADNIE from the coding sequence ATGGCTTCTCTGATTATCTTAAAACTCAAGAAAACTGTCCCCGAACAGTTTCACCACCAAGTAGAAAGCATATTTGAGACCTCTTTAGAATACACGGAAACAAATTCGAAGGATTATGAACGAAACCCAAAGAGAATCCACCGATCTTCTGCTGTCTCAAGCACGGAAACACCTCCTAAGGAAGAAGACAATGATCATGAGGTCAAGGCCTCGAATTTGGCTATTGCCATGGTCATGATGCAGTTGTGGTCGCCCAGTATGTTCCGCTACGCAGAAAATCTGATCCTGAGAGAAGCTGTCAGGGAGAAATTCATTGAGGAGAAGGATTTCagattcatttgtgtatttaatgaGGATGCCGAGGAAAGCGATGCCATCGATTGGGTGATTCAAGATCAGGATGATGTGATCATTGACCTCGTTTGGAATACATTCAACCTGAAGACTCACTTCGATGGTGTGCATATTCATCGGACGCTTATAAAAAAGAGCTATGAAAGGCTCAAGACTTCTTTAGCTGATCTCCACCCTGAGATTATCGAACGACATGATCTAAGTAAGTATGCTTTCAGCCAAGCAATTGGCTACACGCTGAAATTCATCCACAAGTCTTCGCACCCCATTTGGAAGGCTGCTTGTGATCTTCACCTCAAACAAGAACCTCATCATCCCCAGGCTTGGAGTAAAACTATATCTTCTGAAGCAAAACTTCAGATGGTGAAAAAGTGGCTTCAAGTGTCAGAGGAAAATCATGGTGGGTGTGTGTATGGTATTGATATATCAAATCTTAATTTAGAAAATGGTTATTTGCCCTTACCCTTTTTGTTAGAAAGTTATGTAGATATGGTTGCTATTGAATGGGAAagaaagaaaggtaaaagtgaaatGATCAGCAATAGCGAGCTTGTATATATGGAAGAAAAGTTTCTAATGCGATATAACAACGAACAACGGAAAAATATATTCGATTTTGTAAATTTGGTGATATCATCAGATAAGTCGTTGAGGAATGTGATTTTGAGTGAGAGAGAACAAACTCTTATGAAGACTATACCTGAAAAGGATAGAGGGCCAGTGTTGTTCAGAATTGAAAATTGTAAAAGACAGGAGCTTAAACGACAACAGAAAAAGTTTGCCGGGTCCGAGTCTCTTGGGAATAAAGATATTCCTAAAGATGTCCTGGACAAGGCTTccgatttttcattttattacaacaTCGCTTTGGTTATCATGGAGGTTTGGGATCCAAATTATAGAAAGTTTATCGAGTCTTCCATTCTGAGAAAAGCCATTAAAGATGATTTCATTGAAGAGAATCATCTCCAGTGGATCTATTTTGCAGAGGAGCCTGAGGGAACATTAGAAAATCCCATCAACATTTCCTCTTACAAAATCAAAGAACATGAAGATGTAGTTAAACTAATTTGGGAAGAGTATAAAATGAAGGACCATTTCTCTCAGATGAAGGACCACCGTTTCTGGCTCAAAAAGAGTTACCAACGTTTATCTAAGTTCCTTCCTGAGTTACCAGAAGAGGTCATCGAGCGTCACGACCTCTCGAAGTTTGCATTTTCTCAAGCTGTCGGCTATACGCTCCGATGGGTCCATGACATTAACTCCCCAGTCTGGACGAAGGCTTGTGATCTGCACCTGAATAAAGAGCCTCATCACCCTCAGATGTGGCAAACTCATCATGGTCCTTCCTACAAAAGCAAATGTTTGGAGGCATTTCTTTGCTTTCAGTCAGGAGGAAATAACTATGGCTTGGTTTTGAGCGACCTTGATCTAACGTCGGAAAGCATGGCGGGTATTTTTCTGCAGGAGAGTTTCTTGGATATGATTGCTGTAGAATGGGAGAGAAAAAAAGGTAAAGATGACGATCTAAATTATACGGAACTTGTGTACATGGAGGAGAGGCATCTTAACCGGTACTGTTTGAAGGACAAAGAGTATGTAATGAGCCTGATTGAAAAGGTACGTGCTGCTGATAACATTGAATAA